A single Zootoca vivipara chromosome 1, rZooViv1.1, whole genome shotgun sequence DNA region contains:
- the NUDT8 gene encoding mitochondrial coenzyme A diphosphatase NUDT8, with product MLPTLRHFCHGRTPAPITSVGPVRRYLSWENEQRCRGQLEASTNRYRQEVAPAAVLVPLCSVAGDPAILYTLRSSTMTGVHKGSVSFPGGKRDSSDRDPIATALRETHEELGLRVEEDSVWGIMRPIPDKTKMMVMPVLANLGPLERLTLKPNPQEVEAVFTLSFHHLLQEENQGYTNFCLRGSYSYTLPVFLHGPHRVWGLTAMFTDLTLELLVPGAYRRRTHAPGRL from the exons ATGCTTCCAACGCTTCGCCACTTCTGCCACGGCAGGACTCCTGCGCCCATAACCAGCGTGGGCCCAGTTCGTAGATACTTATCCTGGGAAAACGAGCAGCGTTGCCGGGGGCAGCTTGAGGCGTCTACCAACCGATACAGACAAGAAGTTGCGCCAGCAGCTGTTTTGGTGCCCCTGTGCTCTGTGGCTGGGGACCCAGCCATCCTGTAcacgctgaggtccagcaccatgACTGGTGTGCACAAAGGATCTGTCAG TTTCCCAGGTGGTAAGCGCGACAGCTCTGACCGGGATCCCATTGCCACGGCACTCAGGGAAACTCACGAAGAGTTGGGCCTGCGGGTAGAGGAGGACAGCGTCTGGGGAATCATGAGGCCTATACCTGATAAG acaaaaatgatggttaTGCCTGTGCTAGCTAACTTGGGTCCTCTGGAGCGCCTGACTCTGAAGCCTAATCCCCAAGAG GTTGAGGCCGTTTTCACACTGTCTTTTCACCACTTGTTGCAAGAAGAGAACCAGGGCTACACTAACTTCTGCCTCAGGGGTTCCTACAGCTACACACTTCCTGTCTTCCTGCACGGTCCTCACCGTGTATGGGGTCTCACAGCCATGTTCACTGATTTAACTCTGGAATTGCTGGTGCCAGGGGCATACCGCAGGCGGACTCATGCGCCGGGCAGATTGTGA